From Methylocystis sp. ATCC 49242, one genomic window encodes:
- a CDS encoding sensor histidine kinase, protein MLPVMDKSKAEKDVFADALARGQLGVALVDDGLTVARRLGRLSAWLPDEGEKACSAPLLLHMEESLAALKERGGEIVLPSMRAAPEAPRVTISIAWDAAARGFVVVTAPDHGGDQIDRLLASERREKQLLQQQADAAAARLRVEREKAQEEAQAAAIANERLRIAHDLHDTLVRSMVTLITQSRLIARKTNDAEARVALAMLDVQAREGLQEAREAIARTREERRDLYDLRRIVDGFSERMGDIAVTVEFGFPSAELPRETEQLFAAVLREALRNIELHAGARRVRVALAKDAGVTRLLVEDDGTGFDPSAPTPGHFGVTGMRERARLGGATLVLDSAPGKGTRVTLSAPAADAAPDN, encoded by the coding sequence ATGTTGCCCGTTATGGACAAGTCCAAGGCGGAAAAGGATGTTTTTGCCGACGCGCTAGCGCGCGGGCAACTGGGCGTCGCGCTCGTGGACGACGGGCTGACAGTCGCGCGCCGTCTGGGGCGCCTCAGCGCGTGGCTGCCGGACGAAGGAGAGAAAGCCTGCAGCGCCCCGCTGCTGTTGCATATGGAGGAAAGCCTCGCCGCGCTGAAGGAGAGAGGCGGCGAGATCGTCCTGCCGTCCATGCGCGCGGCGCCCGAAGCGCCGCGCGTGACGATCTCCATCGCCTGGGACGCCGCCGCGCGGGGTTTCGTCGTCGTCACCGCGCCCGACCACGGCGGCGACCAGATCGACCGCCTGCTGGCCTCGGAGCGGCGCGAGAAGCAGTTGCTTCAGCAGCAGGCGGACGCCGCCGCCGCAAGGCTGCGGGTGGAGCGCGAGAAGGCGCAGGAGGAGGCCCAGGCGGCGGCGATCGCCAATGAGCGGCTGCGGATCGCCCACGACCTGCACGACACGCTCGTGCGCTCCATGGTGACGCTCATCACACAGTCGCGGCTCATCGCCAGGAAGACCAATGACGCGGAGGCGAGGGTGGCGCTCGCCATGCTCGACGTGCAGGCGCGCGAGGGCCTTCAGGAGGCGCGCGAGGCGATCGCGCGCACGCGCGAGGAGCGGCGCGACCTGTATGATCTGCGCCGTATCGTCGACGGCTTCTCGGAACGCATGGGCGATATTGCGGTGACGGTTGAATTCGGTTTTCCCAGCGCCGAACTGCCGCGCGAGACCGAGCAGCTCTTCGCGGCCGTGCTGCGCGAGGCGCTGCGCAACATCGAGTTGCACGCCGGCGCAAGGCGCGTCCGCGTCGCACTGGCGAAGGACGCCGGCGTGACGCGGCTTCTGGTGGAGGACGACGGGACCGGTTTCGATCCGTCGGCGCCGACGCCGGGTCATTTCGGGGTGACGGGGATGCGCGAACGCGCAAGGCTCGGAGGCGCGACGCTCGTCCTGGACAGCGCGCCGGGGAAAGGGACGCGGGTGACGCTGTCCGCGCCCGCGGCGGACGCCGCCCCGGACAACTGA
- a CDS encoding GcrA family cell cycle regulator, whose protein sequence is MSWTDERVELLRKLWSDGLSASQVAAELGPGITRNAVIGKIHRLGLAERAKTAAAPRPRAAKAQRQAAPQPRAAGHVVHGNVALAFAPQAMVVARAQPQEEEVVIPMSERVTLMDLRESMCRWPMGDPTTPEFRFCGGKSPIGGGPYCAYHARVAYQPAQDRRRARDQLRAPRYA, encoded by the coding sequence ATGTCTTGGACCGATGAACGCGTCGAGCTGTTGCGTAAACTTTGGAGCGACGGACTCAGCGCGAGCCAGGTCGCAGCCGAACTTGGACCCGGCATCACGCGCAACGCGGTGATCGGAAAGATCCATCGTCTGGGTCTCGCGGAGCGCGCCAAGACCGCCGCCGCGCCGCGACCGCGCGCCGCAAAGGCGCAGCGTCAGGCGGCGCCGCAGCCGCGCGCAGCCGGCCATGTCGTGCATGGCAATGTGGCGCTCGCCTTCGCGCCGCAGGCGATGGTCGTCGCCCGCGCGCAGCCGCAGGAGGAAGAAGTCGTGATCCCGATGTCGGAGCGCGTGACGCTGATGGACCTGCGGGAGTCGATGTGCCGCTGGCCGATGGGCGATCCGACGACGCCGGAATTCCGCTTCTGCGGCGGCAAGTCGCCGATCGGCGGCGGCCCCTATTGCGCCTATCACGCGCGCGTCGCCTATCAGCCCGCGCAGGATCGCCGCCGCGCCCGCGACCAGCTGCGCGCGCCGCGCTACGCCTGA
- a CDS encoding aspartate aminotransferase family protein yields the protein MNSALYPTYARADISFARGEGAWLVAENGDRYLDFASGVAVLSLGHEHPHLVATLKAAAEQPWHVSNLFRIPQAERLARRLAEATFADIVFFTNSGAEAVEAAIKTARKYHAANGQPERYRLITFEGAFHGRTLATIAAGGNPKYLEGFGPPVEGFDQVPFADLDAVEKAITDETAGVLLEPIQGEGGLRVFPPAFLSDIRKLCDARGLLLVLDEVQCGVGRTGKFLACEHAGVTPDVVALAKGLGGGFPIGACLATREAAKGMTAGTHGSTFGGNPLATAVGSAVLDVVLEDGFMLRVARLGALLRQRLAELEDRYPAIIGEVRGEGLMFGLKTRVPNGDFAAAARAEGLLTVLAGDNVVRLLPPLIIDESDIAEAVRRLFAACARLAAPAAKLGAA from the coding sequence TTGAATTCTGCGCTTTATCCGACCTATGCGCGGGCCGACATCTCTTTCGCGCGCGGCGAAGGCGCCTGGCTCGTCGCCGAGAACGGCGACCGCTATCTGGACTTCGCGTCGGGCGTCGCCGTCCTGTCGCTGGGTCACGAGCATCCGCATCTCGTCGCGACGCTGAAGGCCGCAGCCGAACAGCCCTGGCATGTCTCCAATCTGTTTCGCATCCCGCAGGCCGAGCGTCTCGCCCGGCGCCTCGCCGAGGCGACTTTCGCCGACATCGTCTTCTTCACCAACTCCGGCGCCGAGGCGGTCGAAGCCGCGATCAAGACCGCGCGTAAATATCATGCCGCGAACGGCCAGCCGGAACGCTATCGTCTGATCACTTTCGAGGGCGCCTTCCACGGCCGCACGCTCGCGACCATCGCCGCCGGCGGCAATCCGAAATATCTCGAGGGCTTCGGCCCGCCGGTCGAGGGTTTCGATCAGGTTCCCTTCGCCGATCTCGACGCGGTCGAGAAGGCCATCACGGATGAAACGGCGGGCGTGCTGCTGGAGCCCATTCAGGGCGAGGGCGGACTGCGCGTCTTCCCGCCGGCTTTCCTCTCCGACATTCGCAAGCTGTGCGACGCGCGCGGCCTGCTGCTCGTGCTCGACGAAGTGCAATGCGGCGTCGGCCGCACGGGGAAATTCCTCGCCTGCGAACATGCCGGCGTCACGCCCGACGTCGTCGCGCTCGCCAAGGGGCTCGGCGGCGGATTCCCTATCGGCGCCTGCCTTGCGACGCGCGAGGCGGCGAAAGGGATGACGGCCGGCACGCATGGTTCGACTTTCGGCGGCAATCCGCTGGCGACGGCTGTCGGCTCCGCCGTGCTCGACGTGGTGCTGGAAGACGGCTTCATGCTCCGCGTCGCGCGGCTCGGCGCCTTGCTGCGCCAGCGTCTCGCGGAGCTCGAGGACCGCTATCCTGCGATCATCGGGGAAGTGCGCGGCGAAGGGCTCATGTTCGGCCTCAAGACGCGCGTCCCCAATGGCGACTTCGCCGCCGCCGCGCGCGCGGAAGGGTTGCTCACCGTGCTCGCCGGCGACAATGTCGTGCGACTGCTGCCGCCGCTCATCATCGACGAGAGCGATATCGCCGAGGCCGTCCGGCGTCTCTTCGCCGCCTGCGCGCGGCTTGCGGCTCCGGCGGCGAAACTGGGAGCGGCCTGA
- the pstA gene encoding phosphate ABC transporter permease PstA yields MSLYAARRRRNSIATGLAWGAALFGLAWLFLILAALLYEGLRGLSPAVFTQMTPPPGSQGGLLNAIAGSLVMTVIGVAIGAPLGLLAGTYMAEYGRHTKLVTVVRFINDILLSAPSIVIGLFVYTILVAPIGHFSGISGAVALAILVVPVVLRTTEDMLLLVPGSMREAAAALGAPRALIISRVAYRAAKAGLVTGVLLAVARVSGETAPLLFTALNNQFWSSDLAAPMASLPVVIFQFALSPYKDWQQLAWTGALLITVTVLTLSVIARAVSAGRRKS; encoded by the coding sequence ATGTCGCTCTACGCCGCTCGCCGCCGACGCAATTCGATCGCCACCGGCCTCGCCTGGGGCGCCGCGCTCTTCGGCCTCGCCTGGCTGTTCCTGATTCTCGCGGCCCTTCTCTATGAAGGGCTGCGCGGTCTCTCCCCCGCCGTCTTCACGCAGATGACGCCGCCGCCGGGCAGCCAGGGCGGCCTGCTGAACGCGATCGCCGGCTCCCTCGTGATGACCGTCATCGGCGTCGCCATCGGGGCGCCGCTGGGCCTGCTCGCGGGGACCTATATGGCGGAATATGGCCGACACACGAAGCTCGTGACGGTCGTGCGCTTCATCAACGACATTCTGCTCAGCGCGCCGTCGATCGTCATCGGACTCTTCGTCTATACGATCCTCGTTGCGCCGATCGGCCATTTCTCCGGAATTTCCGGGGCCGTGGCGCTCGCCATCCTGGTCGTGCCGGTTGTGCTGCGCACGACCGAGGACATGTTGCTGCTCGTGCCGGGTTCGATGCGGGAGGCGGCGGCGGCGCTTGGCGCGCCGCGCGCGCTGATCATTTCTCGCGTCGCCTATCGCGCGGCGAAGGCCGGCCTCGTCACCGGCGTGCTGCTCGCGGTGGCGCGCGTCTCCGGCGAGACGGCGCCCCTGCTCTTCACGGCCCTCAACAATCAGTTCTGGAGCTCGGACCTCGCCGCGCCGATGGCGAGCCTGCCGGTCGTCATCTTCCAGTTCGCGCTCTCGCCCTACAAGGACTGGCAGCAACTCGCCTGGACGGGCGCGCTGCTGATCACCGTCACCGTTCTGACTCTTTCGGTCATCGCCCGCGCGGTCAGCGCCGGACGGAGGAAATCCTGA
- the argF gene encoding ornithine carbamoyltransferase, whose amino-acid sequence MTAHSMTRPRHFLDICDHSGEELRRILDLAKSLKAKRVKGVEPTGRPLAGKYLGMIFDKPSTRTRVSFDVAMRDLGGETIMLTGNEMQIGRGETIADTARVLSRFLDAIMIRILSHEDLTELARHATVPVINGLTKLSHPCQIMADVLTFEEHCGPISGRTVAWIGDANNVLASWVHAAARFGFAINVATPAELSPAAELVDWAKANGVAMNVTRDPYAAVAGTDAVITDCWVSMGDRDEDFRRKVLAPYQVDAKLMRAADKDAVFMHCLPAHRGEEVTDEVIDGPQSVVFDEAENRLHAQKGVLAWCLAPGAA is encoded by the coding sequence ATGACCGCGCATTCCATGACAAGGCCACGCCATTTCCTCGACATCTGCGATCATTCCGGCGAAGAGCTTCGACGCATCCTCGATCTCGCCAAGTCGCTGAAAGCGAAGCGTGTGAAGGGCGTGGAGCCGACCGGGCGCCCGCTCGCCGGCAAATATCTCGGCATGATCTTCGACAAGCCCTCGACCCGCACGCGCGTCTCCTTCGACGTCGCCATGCGCGATCTCGGCGGCGAGACGATCATGCTCACCGGCAATGAAATGCAGATCGGCCGCGGCGAGACCATCGCCGACACGGCGCGCGTGCTTTCGCGCTTCCTCGACGCGATCATGATCCGCATCCTCTCGCATGAAGATCTGACGGAACTCGCGCGCCACGCGACTGTCCCGGTCATCAACGGGCTCACCAAGCTCTCGCATCCCTGCCAGATCATGGCCGACGTGCTCACCTTCGAGGAGCATTGCGGGCCGATCTCGGGGCGCACGGTCGCCTGGATCGGCGACGCCAATAATGTGCTCGCGAGCTGGGTGCATGCGGCGGCGCGCTTCGGCTTTGCGATCAATGTCGCGACCCCGGCCGAACTTTCGCCGGCCGCTGAGCTTGTCGACTGGGCGAAAGCCAATGGCGTGGCGATGAACGTCACGCGCGACCCCTACGCCGCCGTCGCGGGAACCGATGCGGTCATCACCGACTGCTGGGTGTCGATGGGCGACAGGGACGAGGATTTCCGCCGCAAGGTTCTCGCGCCCTATCAGGTCGACGCGAAGCTGATGCGCGCCGCCGACAAGGACGCGGTGTTCATGCATTGCCTGCCGGCGCATCGCGGCGAGGAAGTCACGGACGAAGTGATCGACGGGCCGCAGTCGGTTGTTTTCGACGAGGCCGAGAACCGCCTGCATGCCCAGAAGGGCGTGCTCGCCTGGTGTCTCGCGCCGGGCGCGGCGTGA
- the pstC gene encoding phosphate ABC transporter permease subunit PstC: MEQSVSQPAVADRGRSLARIAIIDRVFHQVTRAAAIAVLIILGGVIVSLVHGSLPSMKAFGFGFLTSQAWNPVTDNFGALPAVYGTIVTSLIAMLIAVPVGLGIATFLTELCPHPLRRPIGVAIELLAGIPSIIYGIWGLFIFAPFIQAHVQPAVISAFGNVPVLSTLFAGPPYGIGMLTAGFILAIMVLPFIASISRDVFETVPPLLKEAAAGIGCTTWEMMRHVVLPYTRVGVIGGVMLGLGRALGETMAVTFVIGNAHKVAPSLFAPGTTISATIANEFTEAVGDIYTSALIQLGLILFFLTFIVLACARYMLMRIEQKSA; encoded by the coding sequence ATGGAGCAAAGCGTTTCGCAGCCGGCCGTCGCGGACCGCGGCCGGTCGCTCGCGCGCATCGCGATCATCGACCGCGTCTTCCATCAGGTGACGCGCGCGGCGGCGATCGCCGTTCTCATCATCCTCGGCGGCGTGATCGTCTCGCTCGTTCACGGCTCCCTGCCGTCGATGAAGGCGTTCGGCTTCGGCTTTCTGACGTCACAGGCCTGGAATCCCGTCACGGATAATTTCGGCGCGCTGCCGGCGGTCTACGGTACGATCGTCACCTCGCTCATCGCCATGCTCATCGCGGTGCCGGTGGGGCTCGGCATCGCGACCTTTCTCACCGAGCTCTGCCCCCATCCGCTGCGCCGCCCGATCGGCGTCGCGATCGAGCTTCTGGCCGGCATTCCCTCGATCATCTATGGCATCTGGGGCCTCTTCATCTTCGCGCCCTTCATTCAGGCGCATGTGCAGCCGGCGGTGATTTCGGCTTTCGGGAATGTGCCGGTCCTCTCGACGCTGTTCGCGGGTCCGCCCTACGGCATCGGCATGCTGACGGCGGGCTTCATTCTCGCCATCATGGTGCTGCCCTTCATCGCTTCCATCTCCCGGGACGTGTTCGAGACAGTGCCGCCCTTGCTGAAGGAGGCGGCCGCGGGCATCGGCTGCACGACATGGGAAATGATGCGCCATGTCGTGCTGCCCTACACGCGCGTCGGCGTCATCGGCGGCGTGATGCTCGGGCTCGGCCGCGCGCTCGGCGAAACGATGGCCGTCACTTTCGTCATCGGCAATGCGCACAAGGTCGCTCCCTCGCTCTTCGCGCCGGGCACGACGATTTCCGCGACCATCGCCAATGAGTTCACGGAGGCTGTGGGCGACATCTACACGTCGGCGCTGATCCAGCTCGGCCTCATCCTCTTCTTCCTGACCTTCATCGTTCTCGCCTGCGCGCGCTACATGCTGATGCGCATCGAGCAGAAATCGGCTTGA
- a CDS encoding fumarylacetoacetate hydrolase family protein, which produces MSENFVIPPPPPPSVAVAGGGLFPVRRIFCVALNYAEHAREMGKEPGAEPPFFFTKPADAVVADGATIPFPSLTRNLHHEIELVVALQSGGSDIPVERALDCVYGYAAGIDLTRRDLQTEARNAGRPWDMSKGFDNSAPMGVIQPAARIGHPARGRITLSVDGAPRQQGDLSDMILGVPGIIAELSRFVALAAGDLIFTGTPVGVGALQPGDRAEGVIEGVGSVVVNLEK; this is translated from the coding sequence ATGTCCGAGAATTTCGTCATTCCCCCGCCGCCGCCCCCAAGCGTCGCCGTCGCCGGCGGCGGCCTTTTCCCGGTCCGCCGCATCTTCTGCGTTGCGCTCAATTATGCGGAGCACGCGCGCGAGATGGGCAAGGAGCCGGGAGCCGAACCGCCCTTCTTCTTCACCAAGCCGGCGGACGCCGTCGTGGCCGACGGGGCGACGATTCCCTTCCCGAGCCTGACGCGCAATCTTCACCACGAGATCGAACTCGTCGTGGCGCTCCAGTCCGGCGGTTCCGATATTCCAGTCGAGCGGGCGCTCGACTGCGTCTATGGCTACGCCGCCGGCATCGACCTCACCCGCCGCGACCTTCAGACGGAGGCGCGCAACGCCGGCCGCCCGTGGGACATGTCCAAGGGCTTCGACAATTCCGCGCCGATGGGGGTCATCCAGCCCGCCGCCAGGATCGGCCATCCCGCGCGCGGGCGCATCACGCTCTCCGTCGACGGCGCGCCGCGCCAGCAGGGCGATCTTTCGGACATGATCCTGGGCGTTCCCGGGATCATCGCGGAGCTGTCGCGCTTCGTGGCGCTTGCGGCGGGAGACCTGATCTTCACCGGCACGCCGGTCGGCGTCGGCGCGCTCCAGCCGGGGGACCGGGCGGAGGGCGTGATCGAGGGCGTCGGTTCGGTCGTCGTAAACCTCGAAAAATAA
- the phoU gene encoding phosphate signaling complex protein PhoU: protein MSEHIVKSYDRDLEALGRRIAEMGGIAEKMLAEAMEALSTCNVDLAHRVVASDARLDALHREIEESAVLTIARRQPLAVDLRECIAAIRIAGDIERIGDLAKNIAKRTLKIASEARFPRALVGLKSMHEIASMQLKDVLDAYALRDVERARAVWETDADLDALEDSVFRDLLTFMMEDPRNISFCTHLLFCSKNLERIGDHTTNISETIVYLVTGEPMPTERPKIRVAQFGGDSEEASQ, encoded by the coding sequence ATGAGCGAACATATCGTCAAATCCTACGACCGCGATCTCGAGGCGCTCGGACGCCGCATCGCGGAGATGGGCGGCATCGCCGAGAAAATGCTCGCGGAAGCGATGGAGGCGCTGTCGACCTGCAACGTCGATCTCGCCCATCGCGTCGTCGCGAGCGACGCGCGTCTCGACGCGCTGCATCGCGAGATCGAGGAAAGCGCGGTCCTGACGATCGCGCGGCGCCAGCCTCTTGCGGTGGATCTGCGCGAATGCATCGCCGCGATCCGCATCGCGGGCGACATCGAGCGGATCGGCGACCTCGCCAAGAACATCGCCAAGCGCACGCTGAAGATCGCGTCGGAAGCGCGCTTTCCGCGCGCCCTCGTGGGCCTCAAGTCGATGCATGAAATCGCGTCGATGCAATTGAAGGACGTCCTCGACGCTTATGCGTTGCGCGACGTCGAGCGCGCGCGGGCGGTGTGGGAGACCGACGCCGATCTCGACGCGCTCGAGGATTCGGTGTTTCGCGATCTTCTCACCTTCATGATGGAGGATCCGCGCAACATCTCCTTCTGCACGCATCTTCTGTTCTGCTCGAAGAATCTCGAGCGCATCGGCGACCACACGACGAATATTTCCGAGACGATCGTCTATCTCGTGACCGGCGAGCCGATGCCGACCGAGCGGCCGAAAATACGCGTCGCCCAGTTCGGCGGAGACAGTGAAGAGGCTTCGCAATGA
- a CDS encoding Hsp33 family molecular chaperone, which produces MAEAPSRPVSFEAQDDRVLPFAVEPLDLRGRLVRLGPTVDSILSHYDYPPQVARLLGEAIALATLLGSILESHGRFQLQTRSDGPVDMLVVDYDAPGKLRGFARFDLARVEEMTDPAPSALLGRGHLALTIEREEDAARYQGVVPLEGESLAEAAHMYFRQSEQIPSYVRLAVGEVVTPQGRSWRAGGLLLQYLPSGGARARDLSPGDAPEGAGVLDEADEDDAWTEGQALAATIEDHELIDPGLSGERLLYRLFHERGVKVFAERALEEFCRCSTERIEKLLRSFTQQERADMVGDDGRIGVTCEFCSTYRSFDPAAFA; this is translated from the coding sequence ATGGCCGAGGCGCCGAGCAGGCCGGTCTCTTTCGAGGCGCAGGACGATCGCGTGCTCCCTTTCGCAGTGGAGCCGCTCGACCTGCGCGGGCGCCTCGTGCGGCTGGGGCCGACCGTCGACTCCATTCTCTCGCACTACGATTACCCGCCGCAGGTCGCGCGCCTGCTCGGCGAAGCGATCGCGCTTGCGACGCTGCTCGGCTCGATCCTCGAGTCGCACGGGCGATTCCAGTTGCAGACGCGCAGCGACGGCCCCGTCGACATGCTGGTCGTGGATTACGACGCGCCGGGCAAGCTGCGCGGCTTCGCGCGTTTCGATCTCGCGCGCGTCGAGGAGATGACCGACCCGGCGCCGTCGGCGCTCCTGGGGCGCGGCCATCTCGCCCTCACCATCGAGCGCGAGGAGGACGCCGCGCGCTATCAGGGCGTCGTGCCGCTCGAGGGCGAGAGCCTCGCGGAGGCGGCGCATATGTATTTCCGCCAGTCCGAGCAGATCCCCTCCTATGTGCGCCTCGCCGTCGGCGAGGTCGTGACGCCGCAGGGCCGCAGCTGGCGGGCGGGCGGCCTGCTGCTGCAATATCTGCCCTCGGGCGGCGCAAGGGCGCGCGACCTGTCGCCGGGCGACGCGCCGGAGGGCGCGGGCGTTCTCGACGAAGCCGATGAGGACGACGCCTGGACGGAAGGTCAGGCCCTTGCGGCGACGATCGAGGACCATGAGCTGATCGACCCCGGCCTGTCGGGCGAGCGCTTGCTCTACCGCCTGTTCCACGAGCGCGGCGTGAAGGTCTTCGCCGAACGCGCGCTGGAGGAATTCTGCCGCTGCTCGACCGAGCGCATCGAGAAGCTGCTCAGGAGCTTCACGCAGCAGGAGCGCGCCGACATGGTCGGCGACGACGGCCGCATCGGCGTCACCTGCGAATTCTGCTCCACCTATCGCAGCTTCGATCCGGCGGCGTTCGCCTGA
- the phoB gene encoding phosphate regulon transcriptional regulator PhoB, whose amino-acid sequence MNDSIPAVMREGKSDRAPRILVVEDEASLALLLTYNLEAEGYQVEHVDNGDEAELRIAETPPDLVILDWMLPGVSGLEICRRLRAREACRDMPIIMLTARGEESERVRGLSVGADDYVVKPFSTPELMARVRALLRRARPERVASKLRLGDIDLDRDTHRVRRSGREIHLGPTEYRLLEYFMEKPGRVFTRAQLLDSVWGMSAEIDERTVDVHVGRLRKALIRGREKDPIRTVRGAGYSFDETFGRD is encoded by the coding sequence ATGAATGACAGCATTCCCGCGGTAATGCGGGAGGGCAAGAGCGATCGCGCGCCGCGCATACTGGTTGTCGAAGACGAAGCGTCGCTCGCGCTCCTTCTCACTTACAATCTCGAAGCCGAAGGCTATCAGGTCGAGCATGTCGACAATGGCGACGAGGCGGAGCTGCGCATCGCGGAAACGCCGCCCGACCTCGTCATTCTCGACTGGATGCTGCCGGGCGTCTCGGGTCTCGAAATTTGCAGACGCCTGCGCGCGCGCGAGGCCTGCCGCGACATGCCGATCATCATGCTGACGGCGCGCGGCGAGGAAAGCGAACGCGTGCGCGGTCTTTCCGTCGGCGCCGACGATTACGTGGTGAAGCCCTTCTCGACGCCGGAGCTGATGGCGCGCGTGCGCGCGCTGCTGCGTCGCGCGCGCCCGGAGCGCGTCGCCTCGAAGTTGAGGCTGGGCGACATTGATCTCGACCGCGACACGCATCGCGTGCGCCGGTCGGGCCGAGAGATTCATCTCGGCCCCACGGAATATCGGTTGCTGGAATATTTCATGGAGAAGCCGGGCCGCGTCTTCACGCGCGCGCAACTTCTCGACAGCGTCTGGGGCATGTCGGCGGAAATCGACGAGCGCACTGTCGACGTCCATGTCGGCCGTCTGCGCAAGGCGTTGATCCGCGGGCGGGAGAAGGATCCGATCCGCACGGTGCGCGGCGCCGGCTATTCCTTCGACGAAACATTCGGCCGCGACTGA
- the pstB gene encoding phosphate ABC transporter ATP-binding protein PstB, giving the protein MNIAANAPKEPPAKVSVRSLDFFYGSSRALKSISLPLYANKVTAFIGPSGCGKSTLLRVMNRMYDLYPGQRAEGEVLLDGENILDPAVDINALRSRVGMIFQKPTPFPMSIYENIAFGIRLYEKLSRGDMDARVEEALRGAALWDEVKDKLHTSGLGLSGGQQQRLCIARSVAVQPEVILFDEPCSALDPISTAKVEELIEELANQYTIAIVTHNMQQAVRVSDYTAFMYLGELVEFGDTDEVFNKPREKRTLDYITGRFG; this is encoded by the coding sequence ATGAACATCGCCGCCAACGCTCCCAAGGAACCGCCGGCCAAAGTGTCGGTGCGCAGCCTCGATTTCTTCTACGGCTCGTCCCGCGCGCTGAAATCCATCAGCCTGCCGCTCTACGCCAACAAGGTGACGGCCTTCATCGGTCCGTCGGGCTGCGGCAAGTCCACGCTGCTGCGGGTCATGAACCGCATGTATGACCTCTATCCCGGCCAGCGCGCCGAGGGCGAGGTGCTACTCGACGGAGAGAACATTCTCGATCCCGCCGTCGATATCAATGCGCTGCGTTCGCGCGTCGGCATGATCTTCCAGAAGCCGACGCCCTTTCCTATGTCGATTTACGAGAACATCGCCTTCGGCATCCGCCTTTACGAGAAGCTTTCGCGCGGCGACATGGATGCCCGCGTCGAGGAGGCGCTGCGCGGCGCGGCGCTGTGGGATGAGGTGAAGGACAAGCTGCACACCAGCGGGCTCGGCCTTTCGGGCGGTCAGCAACAGCGACTTTGCATCGCGCGCAGCGTCGCCGTGCAGCCGGAGGTCATCCTCTTCGACGAACCCTGTTCGGCCCTCGATCCGATCTCGACCGCGAAGGTGGAGGAGCTGATCGAGGAACTCGCCAATCAGTACACCATCGCGATCGTCACGCACAACATGCAGCAGGCGGTGCGCGTCTCGGACTACACGGCCTTCATGTATCTCGGGGAGCTCGTCGAATTCGGCGACACCGACGAGGTTTTCAACAAGCCGAGAGAAAAGCGCACCCTCGATTACATCACTGGCCGCTTCGGCTGA